A window of the Tunturibacter empetritectus genome harbors these coding sequences:
- a CDS encoding sulfite exporter TauE/SafE family protein, which yields MEYAIGFTIAVFIALTGVGAGTITTPLLILFLGVPAPMAVATGLMFSAVVKLVLVPSQIARRQISWRVLGLMLVGGLPGVLIGSLALRHLDVHGPQLLLNGLLGGILVLTALWQIFFSFRPARTEVLPKDRSRLLPFLMLPLGVEVGFSSAGAGALGTAALLSLTSLAPAQVVGTDIVFGFLLSLIGSGAHGFFHGTDSSLLRHLILGGLAGVALGTATVRWIPKRPLRFALWVWLLIIGSQFVYTNAFAASHH from the coding sequence ATGGAATACGCTATCGGGTTTACTATCGCCGTGTTCATCGCTCTAACCGGCGTCGGCGCCGGCACGATCACAACACCGCTGCTCATCTTGTTTCTTGGAGTTCCTGCGCCAATGGCTGTGGCCACCGGACTCATGTTCTCCGCCGTTGTCAAACTTGTTCTGGTGCCATCGCAGATCGCTCGCAGGCAGATTTCATGGCGTGTCCTCGGTCTTATGCTCGTCGGCGGGTTGCCTGGGGTGCTCATTGGCTCTCTCGCGCTACGTCATCTTGACGTCCACGGCCCGCAACTTCTGCTTAACGGCCTTCTGGGCGGCATATTGGTTCTAACGGCACTCTGGCAGATTTTTTTCTCCTTTCGTCCAGCGCGAACCGAAGTACTACCGAAGGATCGTAGTCGTCTGCTCCCTTTTCTAATGCTGCCCCTCGGGGTTGAGGTGGGATTCTCTTCTGCCGGAGCTGGAGCGTTGGGTACTGCGGCGCTGCTCAGCTTGACCTCTCTCGCACCGGCGCAGGTAGTTGGAACCGATATTGTCTTTGGCTTTCTTCTCTCGCTGATCGGTAGTGGAGCCCATGGCTTCTTTCATGGGACCGACTCAAGTCTTCTTCGGCACTTGATCCTCGGAGGACTTGCGGGCGTTGCTCTAGGAACAGCTACCGTGCGCTGGATACCCAAGAGACCTCTACGATTCGCTCTTTGGGTCTGGCTTCTGATCATCGGGTCACAGTTCGTCTACACTAACGCTTTCGCCGCATCGCATCACTAA
- a CDS encoding gamma-butyrobetaine hydroxylase-like domain-containing protein: MSHEGIRIVNAEQARREDTEHEQMPASSVTPVKVRVKKTEGTGVEIEWQDGHRSVWSFAWLRNACPCATCHEDRETTGRLPGEAKAKGQTLLKMYEAPVKPLEVTPVGKYALKFKWNDGHESGIYSWEYLRRVCHCESCLAKRGL, encoded by the coding sequence ATGAGTCATGAAGGAATTCGTATTGTTAATGCAGAGCAGGCGCGCCGGGAAGATACGGAGCACGAGCAGATGCCCGCGAGTTCGGTGACTCCGGTAAAGGTGCGAGTGAAGAAGACCGAGGGAACTGGCGTTGAGATCGAGTGGCAGGATGGGCACCGAAGCGTGTGGAGCTTTGCGTGGTTGCGGAATGCGTGTCCGTGCGCCACTTGCCATGAAGACCGGGAGACGACAGGCAGGTTACCGGGGGAAGCGAAAGCCAAAGGTCAGACTTTGCTGAAGATGTATGAGGCTCCAGTGAAACCGCTGGAGGTGACACCGGTTGGCAAATATGCGCTGAAGTTCAAGTGGAATGACGGACACGAAAGTGGAATCTACTCCTGGGAATATCTGCGACGGGTGTGCCATTGTGAAAGCTGTTTGGCAAAGCGAGGACTATAG
- a CDS encoding DUF3050 domain-containing protein: MILKQTEQLQILTERLRPLYYRLTSHRLYTSFETIEDLHVFMELHVFAVWDFMSLLKTLQRGLTCVEVPWVPSKYAASRRLINEIVLGEESDVYGTETVSHFELYLRAMRECGASTAAIEALIASLHDGSPWKPALALSGAPEAAQRFVRNTFLIIDDGKLHAIAAAFTFGREDLIPDMFRGFIRDQNGQLRGKLELMRWYMERHIEVDGEEHGPMALRMIAELCGNDNVKWGEAGEAAEIALRARLALWDGIEERLKTVRTMSLIP; the protein is encoded by the coding sequence ATGATTTTGAAACAGACAGAGCAGTTACAGATACTAACTGAGCGGTTAAGACCCTTGTATTACCGTTTGACGAGCCACAGGTTGTATACATCGTTCGAGACCATAGAAGACCTTCATGTCTTTATGGAGCTGCACGTCTTTGCTGTTTGGGACTTCATGTCGCTGCTGAAGACTCTACAACGTGGACTTACCTGCGTAGAGGTTCCGTGGGTTCCGAGCAAATATGCCGCGAGCCGCCGACTGATAAACGAGATCGTGCTTGGCGAAGAAAGCGACGTGTACGGGACGGAGACCGTGAGTCACTTCGAACTATATTTGCGGGCGATGAGGGAGTGTGGGGCATCGACAGCAGCAATTGAAGCGCTAATAGCCAGCTTGCACGATGGCTCCCCCTGGAAACCGGCACTGGCGTTGAGCGGCGCTCCCGAAGCCGCGCAACGGTTTGTGCGAAACACCTTTTTGATCATTGACGATGGCAAGCTGCATGCCATAGCGGCGGCGTTTACGTTCGGCCGTGAAGACCTGATCCCTGATATGTTTCGCGGTTTCATTCGCGACCAGAATGGACAGCTACGTGGAAAGCTTGAACTGATGCGCTGGTATATGGAGCGGCATATCGAGGTGGATGGCGAAGAACATGGGCCGATGGCGCTGCGAATGATTGCTGAACTCTGCGGGAATGACAACGTGAAGTGGGGTGAGGCCGGAGAAGCCGCAGAGATCGCCCTCCGAGCAAGGCTCGCCTTATGGGATGGAATTGAGGAAAGATTGAAGACTGTGCGAACGATGTCGTTGATTCCGTAG
- a CDS encoding ATP-dependent helicase, whose product MSRLLENMNPQQQEGIRSVDGPVLLLAGAGSGKTRVITHRIAYLIQERGVPADAILAVTFTNKAAKEMAERVDKILGHSSLAKPMLATFHSFCVRVLRRDIEALRVGGVGLTKTFAIYDETDQQAVVKQALKRLAINDKSLKPRVALGRISWAKNHMIDPQEYFLASTNPMEEKIAHLFEIYKKELFKANALDFDDLLLETVRLLKSSEETRERYNRRYKYLLIDEYQDTNRPQYELMKLLAGPDSNVCVVGDEDQSIYSWRGADIKNILEFEKDFPATKTIRLEQNYRSTQVILEGAGAVVAQNTQRKGKNLFTTREGGSLIGYYEAPDGENEALFIADRIQRYLREAGGQVDLPRCAVLYRTNSQSRLVEEALRRYQIQYHMVGGFSFYDRAEVKDILSYLKLVQNVHDSIALGRVVNSPPRGIGKTTMETLERMALSSGMSTWDAIGRAIEDKLLPARALQALSSFRRLIEDARAMLGPGFAEKLAEDVAQDDDTFLRSETVEDIEADVSFGFGDPEPEDTGANTSFDTSFNFGFDFGPSEEISTLAAENSSDSDAAHGIDSVSFNPFAPVILKKSAETTVDKTAEIKMADEKPAFRKPGDAATLPELIKFLNDRSGYIRALEEEATPESFSRIENLKELANAAQDAQERGETLHEFLDHAALVSDADSYSEEARVTLMTLHAAKGLEFPLVFLSGMEEGLFPNSRTLTDPPGLEEERRLCYVGMTRAMDTLIMTRARYRRRYGSDMPESSIASRFLEEVPSRLVEDLGSPPTRPQFSGSDYSSGYGGTYATPYPKANRFGRPSTEQSDRHYSYEDEDQSGERAPARPSGLPSVNRRAGYPAKTAPLGQSMDNIASFFAARGQKISRPKLEVQEQTGKTGLKQGSRVRHPKYGEGTVFRREGDGDDAKITVQFQQHGVKKLVEKFAQLERL is encoded by the coding sequence TTGAGCCGACTTTTAGAGAATATGAATCCGCAACAACAGGAAGGCATCCGCTCAGTGGATGGGCCGGTGCTGCTGCTGGCAGGAGCAGGATCTGGCAAGACGCGCGTCATTACCCATCGCATTGCTTATTTAATTCAGGAACGGGGTGTACCGGCCGACGCGATTCTCGCTGTGACCTTTACGAATAAGGCCGCCAAAGAGATGGCCGAGCGGGTCGATAAGATTCTGGGGCATAGCAGTCTGGCTAAACCAATGCTGGCCACGTTTCATAGTTTTTGTGTCCGCGTGCTGCGGCGAGATATTGAAGCGCTCCGCGTAGGAGGCGTTGGATTGACCAAGACCTTCGCAATCTACGATGAGACCGATCAGCAGGCGGTAGTGAAGCAGGCGCTGAAGCGGCTTGCAATTAACGACAAGTCTTTGAAGCCACGTGTTGCTCTTGGGCGAATCTCATGGGCGAAGAACCACATGATTGACCCGCAGGAATATTTTCTTGCGAGCACGAACCCGATGGAGGAGAAGATTGCTCACCTCTTTGAGATTTATAAGAAGGAGTTATTTAAAGCGAACGCTCTGGACTTCGATGATCTACTCCTCGAGACTGTCCGTCTGCTGAAGTCGTCTGAGGAAACTAGAGAAAGATACAACCGACGCTACAAATATCTTCTCATCGATGAGTACCAGGACACTAACCGACCTCAATATGAGTTGATGAAACTGCTGGCCGGACCTGATTCCAACGTCTGCGTGGTTGGCGACGAAGATCAGTCGATCTACAGCTGGCGTGGCGCAGACATCAAAAACATATTGGAGTTTGAGAAGGACTTTCCTGCAACCAAGACGATCCGGCTTGAGCAGAACTACCGTTCAACGCAGGTCATCCTGGAAGGCGCGGGAGCGGTTGTTGCACAGAATACACAGCGGAAGGGCAAGAATCTGTTCACCACGCGAGAGGGTGGAAGCTTGATCGGCTACTACGAAGCCCCCGATGGTGAGAACGAAGCGCTGTTTATTGCCGATCGCATTCAGCGGTATCTGCGTGAGGCAGGGGGGCAGGTAGATCTACCGAGATGCGCTGTACTCTACCGAACGAACTCTCAGTCGCGGCTCGTCGAAGAGGCTCTGCGCCGATACCAGATTCAGTACCACATGGTGGGTGGATTCAGCTTTTATGACCGCGCCGAGGTGAAAGATATTCTGAGCTACCTGAAGCTGGTGCAGAATGTGCATGACTCGATCGCGCTGGGAAGAGTGGTGAATTCGCCTCCTCGTGGAATTGGCAAGACCACAATGGAGACCTTGGAGCGTATGGCTCTGTCAAGCGGCATGAGCACGTGGGACGCGATCGGACGCGCGATTGAAGATAAGCTGCTACCTGCGCGAGCATTGCAGGCTCTGAGTAGCTTCCGACGGCTGATTGAAGACGCGCGGGCAATGCTGGGCCCTGGTTTTGCAGAGAAGCTAGCTGAGGACGTCGCACAGGACGATGACACTTTCCTGCGCTCCGAGACCGTTGAAGACATTGAAGCGGATGTTTCGTTCGGGTTTGGTGATCCAGAACCTGAGGACACGGGCGCGAATACTTCGTTCGACACAAGTTTTAACTTCGGCTTCGACTTTGGTCCGAGCGAAGAGATCTCCACCCTCGCAGCGGAGAACTCTTCAGACTCGGATGCGGCACACGGAATCGACTCAGTGAGTTTCAATCCATTTGCACCGGTGATACTCAAGAAGTCCGCAGAGACAACAGTGGATAAAACTGCTGAAATCAAGATGGCAGACGAAAAGCCAGCGTTCCGCAAACCTGGTGATGCTGCCACGCTGCCGGAGTTGATTAAGTTTCTGAACGACCGGAGTGGATACATTCGAGCGCTGGAAGAAGAGGCTACTCCGGAGTCTTTCTCGCGGATCGAAAACCTGAAGGAGCTTGCCAACGCAGCCCAGGATGCACAGGAGCGTGGGGAAACACTGCATGAGTTTCTGGATCACGCCGCGCTGGTCAGCGATGCAGATAGTTACAGCGAAGAGGCGAGAGTAACGTTGATGACGTTGCATGCTGCCAAAGGTTTGGAGTTTCCGCTGGTGTTCTTGAGTGGGATGGAAGAGGGTCTGTTCCCTAACTCTCGAACTCTGACCGATCCACCTGGGCTGGAAGAAGAGCGCCGCCTTTGCTACGTCGGCATGACGAGGGCGATGGATACGCTGATCATGACTCGCGCCAGATATCGGCGGCGGTACGGAAGCGACATGCCTGAATCGAGCATCGCTTCGCGATTTTTGGAAGAGGTCCCCAGCCGACTTGTGGAAGATCTGGGAAGTCCGCCGACGCGACCGCAGTTCTCTGGATCAGATTACAGTTCGGGATATGGTGGGACGTATGCGACGCCCTATCCCAAGGCAAACAGGTTCGGCCGTCCGAGTACCGAGCAGAGCGATCGACACTACAGCTATGAAGACGAAGATCAAAGCGGGGAGCGAGCTCCGGCAAGGCCTTCTGGGCTTCCCAGTGTGAACCGTCGCGCCGGATACCCCGCCAAAACCGCGCCGCTGGGGCAATCGATGGATAACATTGCCAGCTTCTTCGCCGCACGGGGACAGAAGATTTCGCGTCCAAAACTTGAAGTTCAGGAGCAGACTGGGAAGACCGGGTTGAAGCAGGGTTCGCGGGTCAGGCATCCCAAGTATGGGGAAGGCACCGTGTTTCGTCGCGAAGGCGATGGGGATGACGCGAAGATTACAGTACAATTCCAACAGCACGGCGTAAAGAAGTTGGTTGAGAAGTTTGCCCAGCTGGAGCGCCTCTAA
- a CDS encoding ATP-binding cassette domain-containing protein: MDETVLVQARGLTKEFVKGRRVVDDVSFSIRTGETLGLVGESGSGKSTVARLLLRLEEPSLGQVRYKELDLLSMTSQEMRGIRRQMQIVFQDPYAALNPRMRVKQILTEPFEINREKPPAGLASRLSEMLRTVGLDESALERFPHEFSGGQRQRINIARALALRPEFVVLDEPVSALDVSVGAQVVNLLQKLQKEFGLTYLFISHSIPLVRYLCDRVAVMQSGRLVELGECEQVCDAPREEYTRRLIAATPEM, encoded by the coding sequence ATGGATGAGACGGTGTTGGTGCAGGCTCGAGGGCTGACAAAGGAGTTCGTAAAAGGACGCCGAGTGGTGGACGACGTTTCGTTCTCCATTCGGACGGGAGAGACGTTAGGATTGGTCGGCGAATCCGGATCAGGAAAAAGCACTGTTGCACGCCTTTTGCTGAGATTGGAAGAACCTTCTCTTGGCCAAGTTAGATACAAAGAGCTGGACCTCCTATCCATGACTTCCCAGGAGATGCGAGGCATACGACGACAGATGCAGATCGTATTTCAAGACCCCTACGCGGCGTTGAATCCGCGGATGCGAGTGAAGCAGATTCTGACCGAGCCATTTGAAATTAACCGTGAGAAACCACCTGCGGGGCTGGCCTCGCGGCTGAGCGAGATGTTGCGGACGGTTGGCTTGGATGAGTCGGCGCTGGAGCGGTTTCCTCATGAGTTCAGCGGTGGGCAACGACAGAGAATTAATATTGCTCGCGCGTTGGCACTTAGGCCCGAGTTTGTGGTGTTGGATGAGCCAGTGAGCGCGCTCGATGTGAGCGTGGGCGCGCAGGTTGTGAATTTGCTTCAGAAGCTACAGAAAGAATTTGGCCTAACGTATCTATTTATCTCGCATTCTATTCCGCTGGTGCGGTACTTGTGCGACAGAGTGGCGGTGATGCAAAGCGGGCGGTTGGTCGAGTTAGGGGAGTGCGAACAGGTTTGTGATGCGCCACGAGAAGAATATACGCGCCGCTTGATTGCGGCGACTCCGGAGATGTGA
- a CDS encoding sulfite exporter TauE/SafE family protein has product MISNFSSHWHYVWLVTASLVAGVMNAMAGGGSFVSFPAMLSIGVAPIQANATNTVALWPGQLTSVAALRGDLTRELLPVVCAASVFGGVSGAVVLLNTRQVTFLHMVPWLLLVASLLFGISGPVSQRLRKRSSDPHIKRSPAVKPLFFVLLPVCFYIGYFGAGAGFLIMSALALFGVEEMNALNSLKVLAACLSNFCAVVTFVVSGAVIWRYCLISMIFAGVGGYVGAQYARRMNAIVLRTIVVITGCVMAAYFFWRNG; this is encoded by the coding sequence ATGATCTCGAATTTCAGTTCGCATTGGCATTACGTTTGGCTGGTCACAGCATCTCTTGTCGCTGGCGTTATGAATGCGATGGCTGGTGGAGGGTCGTTCGTATCCTTTCCGGCTATGCTATCCATTGGGGTGGCTCCCATCCAGGCAAATGCGACAAACACCGTCGCGCTATGGCCGGGACAACTGACATCAGTTGCCGCGTTACGTGGAGACCTAACACGGGAACTCTTGCCGGTTGTCTGTGCGGCTTCAGTTTTTGGCGGAGTAAGCGGGGCTGTTGTATTGCTGAATACCCGGCAGGTCACGTTTCTGCATATGGTGCCCTGGCTGCTGCTGGTTGCTTCCCTGCTGTTTGGAATCAGTGGTCCGGTATCGCAGCGGCTGCGGAAGCGGTCGTCTGATCCTCATATCAAGAGATCCCCAGCGGTGAAGCCGCTGTTTTTTGTGTTGCTGCCGGTATGTTTTTACATTGGGTACTTTGGCGCCGGCGCCGGCTTCTTGATTATGAGCGCGCTGGCTTTATTTGGTGTCGAAGAGATGAATGCGCTGAATTCACTGAAGGTGCTTGCGGCGTGTTTGTCCAACTTCTGCGCTGTGGTTACGTTTGTAGTGAGTGGCGCAGTCATCTGGCGTTACTGCCTGATCTCAATGATATTTGCCGGCGTTGGTGGATATGTTGGAGCACAGTATGCTCGGCGAATGAATGCAATTGTGCTGCGAACGATCGTTGTGATTACAGGATGCGTGATGGCGGCTTATTTTTTCTGGAGAAATGGCTAA
- a CDS encoding TIGR00730 family Rossman fold protein, whose translation MIDQHSDHRREALDILSSMIRNVAVFCASANGFHSAYRAAAEDLGRALAARNIGVIYGGANVGLMEAVAGAALSAEGKVIGVIPEVLVDLEVAHRGITELHITSTMHTRKALIGEKADAFIALPGGFGTFEELFEVLAWHTLKLHAKPILLLNTHGFYDRLLTFLDHCVTEGMLKPKNRQLLLVAQTVEEALTMLQLDDQRASADKFG comes from the coding sequence TTGATTGATCAACATTCGGACCATCGACGTGAAGCGCTTGATATCCTCAGCAGTATGATTCGCAACGTCGCTGTCTTCTGTGCTTCCGCCAATGGCTTCCATTCTGCATACCGAGCAGCGGCCGAGGACCTCGGGCGTGCGCTTGCTGCCCGCAATATTGGCGTAATCTATGGAGGTGCAAACGTCGGCTTGATGGAAGCCGTTGCTGGGGCTGCCCTATCCGCCGAAGGCAAAGTCATAGGTGTTATTCCAGAGGTGCTCGTCGATCTCGAAGTAGCCCACCGCGGTATCACTGAACTTCACATCACAAGCACCATGCACACCCGTAAGGCGCTGATTGGAGAAAAAGCCGACGCGTTCATCGCGCTACCAGGAGGTTTTGGTACCTTTGAGGAACTCTTCGAAGTCCTCGCCTGGCACACCCTCAAGCTCCATGCAAAACCTATTCTCTTGCTCAATACGCACGGCTTCTACGACAGACTCCTCACCTTTCTTGATCACTGCGTAACCGAGGGGATGCTCAAGCCGAAGAACCGCCAACTCCTTCTCGTCGCGCAGACAGTTGAAGAGGCGCTTACCATGCTGCAGTTAGACGACCAAAGAGCGTCTGCAGATAAATTCGGCTGA
- the cysN gene encoding sulfate adenylyltransferase subunit CysN — translation MPISESILKFDVEAQFEEDSTFSLSNFLANEHARDLLRFATAGSVDDGKSTLIGRLLYDTQSVYEDQVRSIAGKGTTGADGVDLALLTDGLRAEREQGITIDVAYRYFSTANRKFIIADTPGHEQYTRNMATGASTASLAIVLVDARKSVLIQSRRHAYIAALLGVRHIVVAVNKMDLVSYERQVFDAIRADFTVFFDELGDIRPPHLYFVPVSALTGDNVVRPTVAMPWYEGPSLFKLLESVPAVEAGVSHPFRFVVQRVLRPHQDFRGFSGQIAAGTISPGDTVMVLPSRRITCVRSIVTFDGDLEQAQTPQSITLTLTDELDISRGDLIVAPESPAVTTQNFTASLVWMDEKPLDLARRYLLKHTSRIVQVQIADIRHRLDVETLGRNAAETLRFNDIGLVEIESVLPLFVDNYSTNRTTGSFVLIDPLTNLTVAAGMIRFVGAETITKKTNVVTEADRRERWGHSGAHIHLFGPADFADTAERVLFLRGAFIVRPEFPSEESIAALTTAGALVLTHDTSEETAVRFGARQTALSGVDDLLRFLKAQAIITGGNR, via the coding sequence ATGCCTATCAGCGAATCCATTCTGAAGTTTGATGTGGAGGCACAGTTTGAAGAAGACTCAACGTTTTCTCTCTCCAATTTTCTTGCGAATGAGCATGCCCGCGATCTGCTTCGCTTTGCCACAGCCGGTTCGGTCGATGATGGGAAGTCGACACTTATCGGTCGATTACTCTATGACACGCAAAGTGTCTACGAAGATCAGGTCCGTTCGATTGCAGGCAAGGGCACTACGGGCGCGGATGGTGTCGATCTTGCTCTTCTAACAGACGGGCTCCGTGCCGAGCGCGAGCAGGGGATAACCATCGATGTCGCCTATCGTTATTTTTCCACTGCCAACCGCAAATTCATCATCGCTGACACACCAGGTCACGAGCAGTACACGCGCAATATGGCCACCGGCGCTTCAACTGCTTCGCTTGCCATCGTTCTTGTCGATGCGCGAAAGAGTGTGCTCATTCAGTCTCGACGTCACGCCTACATCGCCGCGCTTCTGGGTGTTCGGCACATCGTCGTGGCAGTCAACAAGATGGATCTTGTGAGCTACGAGAGGCAAGTGTTCGACGCAATTCGCGCGGACTTCACTGTTTTTTTTGACGAACTTGGCGATATCCGTCCGCCGCACCTCTACTTTGTTCCAGTCAGCGCGCTGACCGGCGATAATGTCGTTCGCCCAACCGTCGCCATGCCTTGGTACGAAGGACCTTCGCTGTTCAAACTGCTTGAATCAGTCCCAGCAGTAGAGGCGGGAGTTTCGCATCCTTTTCGTTTCGTGGTCCAGCGTGTCCTTCGCCCTCACCAGGACTTTCGTGGATTTTCCGGACAGATTGCGGCAGGCACAATCAGCCCTGGGGACACCGTCATGGTGCTGCCCTCCCGCCGAATCACCTGCGTGCGCAGCATCGTTACTTTCGACGGCGATCTTGAACAGGCACAAACTCCTCAATCTATAACTCTTACTCTTACTGACGAACTGGACATTAGTAGAGGAGACTTGATCGTCGCTCCTGAATCTCCGGCGGTTACGACACAGAACTTCACAGCTTCCCTTGTCTGGATGGACGAGAAGCCTCTTGACCTCGCACGGCGCTACTTACTGAAGCACACCAGCAGGATCGTTCAGGTTCAGATCGCGGATATTCGACACCGCCTTGACGTAGAGACCCTGGGACGGAACGCCGCCGAAACGCTGAGATTCAACGATATCGGCCTGGTAGAGATTGAATCTGTTCTGCCGCTCTTTGTTGACAACTACTCCACCAACCGCACTACAGGAAGCTTCGTTTTAATTGATCCTCTAACTAATTTGACTGTCGCTGCAGGGATGATCCGTTTTGTCGGCGCTGAAACGATCACCAAAAAGACAAACGTAGTGACAGAGGCTGACCGACGCGAGCGTTGGGGCCATTCTGGAGCGCACATTCATCTCTTCGGTCCAGCTGACTTCGCCGACACGGCGGAAAGGGTCCTCTTTCTTCGGGGTGCGTTCATCGTTCGCCCCGAGTTTCCCTCTGAGGAATCCATCGCCGCGCTTACCACTGCAGGAGCCCTCGTCTTGACTCACGATACGTCTGAGGAAACGGCAGTTCGTTTTGGTGCAAGGCAGACCGCTCTGTCCGGCGTTGATGATCTCCTTCGTTTCCTCAAGGCTCAAGCCATCATTACTGGAGGAAACCGATAA
- a CDS encoding phosphoadenylyl-sulfate reductase — translation MTTLQSPMLDAKLAHVRELLVRELPETPIEGDACLTCSFQAEDVLLLYLARELWSAIPVLFLDTGYHFPETYAYRDRIAADWKLNLTNLLPARTVTEQELEHGLLHQTAPDRCCALRKVEPLFSAVGSYRIWLTGLRREQARSRTSLEEIADFTLPSGIIVRKLSPFADWTARDIWQACVSYDIPLLPLYDVGYTSIGCKPCTSIPTDPNDPRSGRWAGRKVECGIHIQAAPNR, via the coding sequence ATGACTACGCTCCAGTCGCCCATGCTTGATGCGAAACTCGCGCACGTTCGCGAACTTCTCGTTCGAGAGTTGCCAGAAACACCTATTGAAGGTGATGCCTGCCTCACCTGCAGCTTCCAAGCCGAGGATGTTCTCCTCCTCTATCTCGCTCGAGAACTGTGGTCGGCTATACCAGTTCTCTTTCTGGACACGGGCTATCACTTTCCGGAGACATACGCCTACCGCGACCGGATTGCAGCCGACTGGAAACTGAACCTTACGAATCTTCTTCCAGCCCGAACAGTGACGGAACAGGAGCTTGAGCATGGACTGCTCCACCAGACCGCACCAGACCGCTGTTGTGCCTTACGCAAAGTCGAGCCGCTTTTCTCTGCGGTCGGCAGCTACAGAATCTGGCTTACCGGTCTCCGTCGGGAACAGGCACGTAGCCGCACTTCACTTGAAGAGATTGCGGACTTCACACTGCCGAGCGGCATCATTGTTCGCAAGCTCAGCCCCTTCGCCGACTGGACGGCGCGGGACATCTGGCAGGCATGTGTTTCCTACGATATTCCGCTCCTGCCCCTCTACGATGTCGGCTATACCAGCATCGGCTGTAAGCCTTGCACCTCAATTCCTACAGATCCCAATGACCCACGCTCTGGTCGGTGGGCTGGCCGCAAGGTCGAGTGCGGCATTCACATTCAGGCCGCTCCAAACCGGTGA